Proteins from a genomic interval of Coregonus clupeaformis isolate EN_2021a chromosome 4, ASM2061545v1, whole genome shotgun sequence:
- the prmt2 gene encoding protein arginine N-methyltransferase 2: protein MHQEDEDDTNPPEEFIGLSDFTSCGSYQLSFRAGDRMLVHTKTSADWWWAELGGLCGYVPSSYLKQGVEDSYLKQGVAEDTSEDPWQDEEYFGSYGTLRLQLEMMSDRARTEAYRQVILTNSAPLRGKVVMDLGCGTGVISLFCARLAQPKAVYAVEASSIAEYTETLVRQNGCEEVVTVFQGRAEELELPGRVDILISEWMGNCLLFEFMVESVLQARDRWLREGGMMWPSGATLCLVPCQALDYYTERMGFWEQPYGLDFTALQSLAQSEFFSRPRFSHLLQPEDCLANPCDVITLDMLTLHVTDLEELRGQFTFVVEKAGTFHGFTSWFRVQFQSLERDKTTLALDTGPYSEPTHWKQTLFMLDRPISLLGGETVSGTILLHRNPIWRRHMTVTIQWSISSTEETGNCKVQTKSFPMWR, encoded by the exons ATGCATCAGGAGGATGAAGATGACACCAATCCACCAGAGGAGTTTATAGGACTGTCTGATTTCACGAGCTGCGGCAGCTACCAG CTGAGTTTCAGAGCTGGAGACAGGATGCTGGTCCACACTAAGACGTCAGCTGACTGGTGGTGGGCGGAGCTAGGAGGCCTCTGTGGCTATGTTCCATCCAGTTACCTGAAACAAGGTGTGGAGGACAGTTACCTAAAACAAGGTGTGGCGGAGGACACCTCAGAGGACCCCTGGCAGGATGAAGAGTACTTTGGCAGCTATGGAACACTG AGGCTTCAACTGGAGATGATGAGTGACCGAGCGAGGACAGAGGCGTACCGCCAGGTGATCCTGACCAACAGCGCCCCCCTCAGGGGGAAGGTGGTTATGGATTTGGGCTGTGGCACCGGAGTCATCAGCCTCTTCTGTGCCCGCCTGGCCCAGCCCAAAGCT GTGTATGCAGTGGAGGCCAGCTCCATAGCAGAATACACTGAGACCCTGGTGAGGCAGAACGGCTGTGAGGAGGTAGTGACAGTCTTCCAGGGTCGGGCTGAGGAGCTGGAGCTACCAGGCAGAGTAGACATCCTGATCTCAGAGTGGATGGGCAACTGTCTGCTG tttgAGTTCATGGTGGAGTCGGTGTTGCAGGCGCGGGACCGCTGgctgagagagggggggatgatgTGGCCCTCTGGGGCCACTCTCTGCCTGGTCCCCTGTCAGGCCCTGGACTACTACACAGAGAGGATGGGCTTCTGGGAGCAGCCCTACGGACTGGACTTCACTGCCCTCCA AtccctggcccagtcagagttcTTCTCCAGGCCCAGGTTCAGCCACCTACTCCAGCCTGAAGACTGCCTGGCCAACCCCTGTGATGTCATCACTCTGGACATGCTCACGCTGCATGTTACAGATCTAGAG GAGCTGAGGGGCCAGTTTACCTTCGTCGTGGAAAAGGCCGGGACGTTCCACGGGTTCACTTCCTGGTTCAGAGTTCAGTTCCAGAGCCTGGAGAGAGACAAAACCACATTGGCGTTAGACACTGGGCCCTACTCTGA GCCAACCCACTGGAAGCAGACTCTGTTCATGTTGGACAGGCCAATCTCGCTGCTCGGTGGAGAGACGGTGTCTGGAACCATCCTTCTACACCGGAACCCCATCTGGAGACGTCACATGACCGTTACCATCCAATGGAGCATCAGCAGCACAGAGGAAACAGGAAACTGCAAG GTCCAGACAAAGAGTTTCCCCATGTGGAGATGA